The Vanessa cardui chromosome 2, ilVanCard2.1, whole genome shotgun sequence genome contains the following window.
ATTCTTTtttcaagtaatttatttatataaaaagtgatGTATGTCATATAAGAATATCATATCAAGAATATCAGGCATAATATACTTatacgatataatataaatgttcagTGGACGTAAACTTGCGCCATTTGATTGATGATTCAACTGGCCCtcgataaaaacattttaagtatGGCATTCCGTGGACAGACAGATTAATCCATATGTTTCGTCGTAATCGTGTACGAAATCCTTTAATCGagtataaaattatctttttccTTCAGTTCGGAGAATGTGCGTCCGTTCTAAGCACTTAACCCGATCCTAAAGTTAATGGACTCTGatagaataaaattgaaataaagtgAGAAATTCTTgggtcttatatttattttgtgaccCCATTACAGGTGGCGCGAATATTGTAGGTGAGTTGTAATCATTTGCACGAGCATCTCGTTAAATAAACGAGACGGCTTTATAGGCTGTGTCAGACTTAATTGATCCACTAAAGTTCTTATGTCTATGGTAACCGTAGTAATTTTTCTAATTtggatgaaaatatttatattagaaataaGACACgaataacaattttgttttctttgtttgTCTAGCATAAGGAAGCGGataagcatatgggccacctgatagtaagtgacaTCACCCATTGAtaatggcgttgtaagaaatattaaccatttcttacatcgccaatgcgccaccaatcttgggaactaagatgttatgtcccttgtaattatatgttttatacagtgttgttaatattttttaacagtgttattttataatgtatatgggtggtggtgaccacttacgttTTCCACCTACctatatcattaaaacaaaataagcaTATAGTAATAATGCAGGAACAATACTTATCGgacttgttaaaaatataggattttaaaaatatacataaaagacttgtttttaagaaatatctttattatcttataattaGAACAATACAAACTTAATCTAACCTGACTATACCGATGAAACAGACGTTTAAATACGAGTAACTTACAGGCTTAAATGAGTATTTCTTTGACAGATTTAAGTTTATACAGCAGCTAATACTAAAATACATACTactaaattaagaataataacaatagattataaatattattgcttaGAGTGTGGTGGGATTATTCCCGAGTGAGAATGAAAGAGTTTTGATATAAATGAGTGATATACGGCCTCTTTGCTAAGAAACTTTGTACAGCGGTGAATTATGCTTATAAGCAGACTCCAGTTTCATAATGCCTCTCTTTCTGGCACCAGTTATTTTCTAGTCGCAAGAATAAGACAAAGCTTTGTGTATCTTCAACCGATATTCAATGTTAATTAGTAAGGAGTATGAGtggattatatttattctaaaaagtACAGTCTGATTTTACCTTACTGTAGTATTTGTTACAATCAATTTGATGAATGATACTTGATAAAactaatgtaaattaaatgtcaaaaaatacCTGATAAATAGGTTCACTGAAATAACTTCAAAATGAGAATGAATTTCTACAATCTAAAATTTCATaactaaaaaaacaattattgcaaaatatattttaacgctGATGTAAACTAGTTAGTGCTTTACACAAAGAACACATAACATTTCCACTTTAAGAGTATAATGCGAAATAAGGTTAGGCTTACATGTAACACAACTGCCAATggaatgtacagtcagagtaagaaaaccttcgtcagttttcaaattaattcctttatcaagtcttaaactcttagtggcttttgaatctaaacatcaaatcattgcgacgcaatatgtcattctcgatagGTAgggcagattatcgctcatattgagcatacgaaaatagatcttaaggtgacgaaccttttcttaccccgactgtacgtCAGATAAGTAACATCATAAACAATCACTGCTCAGAAAGCGcagtcttttaaatataaaatacgctATCAACTAAAACTGTTGGATAATTTGGTAATGTTAGATTCAATATTATGCCCATTGAAATTGCTACGTATTAAGAAAGATTTAGAacctgtgcttaatttctgtttctCTGGCGACCTTGACCTTGTCCTTGGCCCTCTTGGTATTCATTGTTCGATGTCCTCTTTGAATTTTGTTGTccctaagaaaaaaaatgagtaTTAGAAAATGAAActatgatttttatatacagTAGAAGTTGATTTGAAAATCCAACTGAGAAGTTGTCTAAAGATATTGATTGCCCTTTAAAGTAGCCAAAGCAATTTCTTCTAATGTCAATTTCCTTCCAAATATAgagtattttaatgtttattgccTGTTTCGGTCAGTGTTAGTGATTTTCGGCTTTATTACAAAAACCCTAATTACTAAATAGTGTTTCAGTCACGAAAATGTACATAACTAGTTGTAAAAATTATTTGGAGTTCCGAAGAAGgagtcataaattttaatacgtatagatatatatcacatatatcataaaattataaaaaccattagattataatctatttagcgcaattgtaaactgtcgaaaaaTTGTGAACCTTTATACAACTTACAATGAAACACATACAATGTCGATAGTTCATGATATTTCGgttcgatagattataatctaccgaaaagtaatgcgttaaattgtaaacagTATGTTACGGTTCACAATTTATCGATAGTTCACAATCTCGCGAGATAGATTATGAcctaacggtatttacaattttacggtgacatatataaaacatttcccACCGTAGATAAAATTTTGTCCAAAGCTTGACTGGCAATGCGTTGATGGCATTAATTCCGTCTTTTGTATATGAAGTCCTTtctgtattttcattttacatataataaatatactacatcaAGAACTATGTACATACAGATGCGTAAATATATCATGACAGATTGTACATAGTCATCGTAGCGACTGGTTTATAAGCCTGCTATCAAAGGATGTTCAATGGGCTGGACCAATTTCGGGATTTGCCGCAGGTGCGCATTCATTCTGCTAATGGCTATGATATCAATATCCTGTATTCGAATAACCAAATATTCCTTTTCATGTTTTAAAACTACGACACAACACCAGATGTATATAAAGCTTGAATAAATGGTAAAAACCAAGTGCTTTTTCTACATTTGAGGAAAAAATTTGAAGCATGTTGATATAAGCGTGGAAGATTTTCTTAAACAGTTTACCTACGGGgacgagcatgagatgaattaaaattgtttttaagtctttattaatacattaaagttaATGTTTCACCTGTTTGACATCTTCCTCCTCTTGTGGTTGGGGTGTGGTAGTTGGCACGTCACATTCctcagtgggtggtaccacaCATCTTAGAGAGCGTCTGTCGAACACAAGCATAGCCGGGCAACGTTGGAGCCGGGGGTAACCACCCTGACACTGCCAGTACCTGTTGCAGGATTTTCCGAGGGGCACGTTGCCGTTGGGATCTTCATTACAGAGAGCTGGAATAATttacacagattaaatatatttaaggctTTAGTCAAATCATCTGATTTTTAGGATCTCTTTGGGATGTTGAAGTATTCCAGATAAGTTTGTCCTAGGAGTAAAAACTTGACAGGAGGGATGGTTCTTTTTATGTCCAGAGGATCGGGattgcgattcaacgaggaaatgctgctaACATTGCTGTTACCATTTTATGCTGTCAAGATATATACAATAAGCATTTTTAattcgtatttgtatataattaagcttgtaatgttatttatttaaataaaactagttataacggatttgaatcgcgtatattaattatttttgacatcccttagggatatacgcgattcaaatccgttataactagttttatttaaatgtgtaataatcgcgaaaatttaagacaacattatgttatttattcttatgtttgtaaagtaaatttacataatttattaactatatatttaatacttaataaaaaaacgaaattattttaccaaCTAACGTGGCAGAAATTATTATAGGTATCTAAATTATCCTCGTAGCAGTGAGCTAGTTAGTGTTTGTTAAAAACAACGTAAAATGGAATGGAGGTTGCGCCCAAGTCCGAAGTAACGTGAATTAATTTAGAAGGAATTCTGAGAGGCCCAACAATGTCTATTGTTGATTCATCGCATGAATCCGTAATTTAATGTCTATACCATTCGATCCCTCGAAGATTGCGGAACgtgaattgatttttaaaaggTAGCTTAAGTCGATTCTCATTATTTTCTGActtgagttttatttcaatcttgTTTGTGGATTTCGGAATGTTTGCTCCTAAAGACTATTACAACATAAAagtgtgtaaataaaataatcgaacGATTTTCTTATACACAAGAATTGGCaaatttattttcagaaaatcctaagaaaataaatttaaaaacgtgCAATGTGTAATGTTACTTGACTTTTCATCTGAATTATTTGACCTTGGTTATTGGCTTTCCAAAAGGAggaaatctatgtttttttctttaatttttttctttgttttccaGGATAGGTTTAGACGAAACCATGGTTTGGTTTGGGGGTAATATATAGCGTTTGTATCGTTTgggttttgtaatatttttactacttataaaaaaagttttatcgcGGCCAAATCCttcatattaaacataaaaagtatAGTTATTAAACTTTGtactttataaacaataaaagttgAATAAAACAACCTCAAATACAAAAAGATAATAGATgaccgaaattaaaaaaaaaagttgtattgtAATGGATTTTCTTAAtgatttgtctttatttactaaatgtctagttgttttataaaataagataaaccATTGACCGTAAGCTATTATCCGCTTTACCGCTTTCAGTAATTAGGGTGAAAGTTGTCAGACAGATGCCACTTAGAGCGCCGATTATGAAGATTGGATATGAGGCATGTTTGAACATATGCGAAAGGCATAATTAAAATAGACGTACTGTTAATATTAACGTAAACTTTTATCTACACCCTTGGGAATTCGTAATGttgtataaaatcaaaacaatatacGATAGAGGTTGGACCTTGGTTATTTATTAGAGGAAACGAGGTGAATTTCCATGAAACTTGGATAACCTTCGTGTTGGGTGTCCCATGATATTGATTTTACGTAGCAATAGTAAATTGAATGAGTATTTCATGGAATATGGttctataatatgtttttttttaactactataatttttataaaattactagcTACTTGACTCGGCTTTGCACGGTGGAATTTATTAAATGGTCACTAGAGTTTTAAGTATCGTTTAGAGAGGGGGATAGGGGTACAGAAAAACGTTATGGTGCGTTACGATGCGAGGAGGGAGGCTCAAAATCTTTGAAAATTGCATTACGTAATACTTGAACGCTCcctaaaatgaatttaatttggaCAATTGAGGTATACGGATTGGTAGATTTTTTGGCAAGATTTGCAAGAACTGTTATAAAGCTGTACTTACGATGTTTTTGACAGCCGTCAACATTTTCGGGCCAGTCGCACGAGTGGGCGTTCTCATTGTACAACAAACCGCCGATACACAGCTGCTCTGTAGCGGTTCCGTTCCAGCAGGTCCAGTATCTTGTGCAGGAGGTCTCATGTCCAAAGATTCCATACAACCAATCGCAGTGCTCCGTACCAATTGGTGGGTctggttaaataaatttatcgaatCAAAAGTCTGCTTTTAGGGCTTCGTGAAAACCCGTAAACGATTGATTTTGATCAGAAATGATTAaacaattatcattacattCTCATAATTAACATTAGAAAACGTCTGATGAATAATTGGAACTGCCTTTGTGccttgataattataaaaaaatatttagaaaaagttaatataaattgataaaacaGGCGACTTACTTATTTGTACTTTAGGGTATTCACAGTAATTCGATCTCCAAGGGTAGTCGCAGCCCTCGGTGACTCCTCTATGCTTTCCCGCGAATACCAATCCGTTAGGGCAGTCATACTGGACAGCCTGGCCGCTGTCACATTCCCAGTACTTGTCACAGTATTTGTCATCGGCTACGACTCGGGATTTCGTCTTGCATGGATCTTCTACTTGAGCACAGGAGGCGATCGCTAAACTGGCTACGAGAgctgtagaaaaaaaaacaagattttttagtattatttatttgtcattgtttttttttatggtataggttgacgagCGTAGCGAAcgaggtaggcggacgagcatatgggccacctgataaagggtcaccatcacccatagacattgacgctgtaagaagtaataactattccttacatcgtcaatgtgccttcAACCTTgtcaactaagatgttatgttccttgtgcctgtagttgcactggctcactcacccttagcTTAGCGTAGCTTGCTCAAAGCCCAACCATCAAGTAAACAGATTTTACATtcaagttaaattataatacgaaTTTAATTGCGCCCCATTTGgcaattaattagtaaaattgAGCATAAATTAACTCAAGACTAAAAGGAAATTTAGTAAAAGATCAACTCGAAGCGAAAATCAATTAACTTCCACAGATAATGAACAATTAATACGCAACTCATTTACAAGATGGCGTCGAATATTATGTTGAGACAcggaatatttaatttgttttcgtgATTTCGcatgaaaatatttcatcagAGGATCTTGATGTTTGCATGACACGATCAAATCAAAAGACGAATCAAGTAAACGTTCAAGAATGATTTATTAGGCTTATACTATAAATGGGAAATGTCCGTCTGTTTGTGACTTAATTACGACAATACATATAAGATAGTCTATGTGAAAGgtgatactttaaaaaaaatatcacagtTAGTTAATGACGGTAccaacagataaataaaaataccgaGGAAGGAGTTACTAGAACCGGCtagttttatatacttttttggtTTATCATGTCgttgaaacatttaaaactttGCGAATGATTCTCTTCATAGAAAAAATcaaggaatataaataaatgcatcaTTGATTATGGATCAGTATTTTAATTGCAACGTTCTTTGAACGGAGTTACCTCATTCGGGAGGTGCGTTTTCCTTATTGAAACATCAACTGTCACAATTTAGAactgaatttatatataaattttgaatattcaatGTTGTCATTTTCTCGTCACCATTTCTATCAAAAGCTTGCTCTAATTGGATTTTCTTAGTATaactaataaacaatttttaagtcttttaaaaaaaaaacaaacaaaatctatttattttttatgacacacgttctattataaatatttataagacaaattatttttacaagcaATTCAAAGCCCATTACAATCTTTAGTACGTGTTCAGACATAACCAATAACATTACTTTATGACCATAacatgttatgttatgttatgagGCGGGTGCGCCGGCGCAGGTGAAAGCTCTTCCGACTTATGCAACTCAGTCTCTAGTGGCATTGACGACTAATTCGCATATCTCCATCAATGCGATGACATATGCATGATTTATTTGACGTTTATTTGATTGGGATTTCCgcgaataaagattttttagaaatttttttttttatatcaatcggTTGTTGGAAGTAGGCTATCTATCCAGACGAAGTTCGTCTGGATAGATAGCCTACCTGTTACAGATAGTTTAGTTAGTAGAGTATATAGATAGTTTTTcgatttaaagggtgagtgactCCGTGTAATTATAAGGAACATAAAATTTTAGGTCCCAATTATTTCTCATATTTCCTTCGCAATGTTTATGGTGGTGATCAGCCCATAGTCTACCTATCAATTGCAAAGAAAAGAATATGAATATCCTGAAATGTCattttttgatttcatttttattgtagttatttttttataatctaaattattcATTGCGTCCAGTGTCTAGCAAATGGAAAGTGACGCATTCATTCAGTTGTATTTAATTGAGTTTCTCGAAGCGTCCAGACGAAtcgatattacataataaattatacatttgtgATAGCTTTTTTAACGTAATTAAATACGATTTACTTCAGCCTTGATGATTAGACAAGATTATATAAGTTGTTTCAAAGATGTACTAGGCCGTGCCTCCATTTTAACCGTCATACAAAAAGAGTATAACATtgttataatttcattatatttgagTCTTATCATTAATTTAGGCTTCCAAGTACGTGTGCTTATTTTCATGAGTGAGTAGtggtatgtatgtttgtccaaGAATTTCTCGAGAACtagaagtcgtattgagaagatCATTTTTAATCAAAGTTGAACTCAGGGAACAGtgtaaatttcattataaataaaattttaacaaaaagaaaaaccgacttcaaacaaaacagtattttaaaacaaattaaaatgcactaaaaagtaataaaaataattgcatatttaagatatttttgagagtcctcctaggtaaaatgaaatgaaaaatattagactacttaaaagtcgatttacgattatataacgtagttatagttattgttatatttggagccggtgtcagccacaggcacacgcttcaacaatcaaaagaaagaagcgatacgagcctcttgattgacccagtataatatcgtataaaaggtaatttgtaagaaacatttcttaaagtattctcgtattgttttttgataggtatagtatagggttggctgacaccgactccaagtatagcaataattataactacattatataatcgtaaattgacttttaagtagtctaatatttttcatttcattttacctaggaggactctcaaaaatatcttaaatatgcaattatttttattactttttagtgcattttaatttgttttaaaatactgttttgtttgaagtcggtttttctttttgttaaaattttatttattttttgattttaagtgaggctgatgtagactaacatttttttcttaatatggatatattaagcgtgccgtttatatgaatcagaaactacttcaggaacaatttcaaaagaaactttcgaataaagcataaatagactttcgaaaatgcggcttgaatacgtcatgcggcataaactacaaggtaccacccttcaatgagctgtaatcgacctcagtaaaataactttgcaaaagagctattcgtatgctatgtcgtacatcatatgacatcacatcatatacacaaaatttaatgaaagacagaaagaaattctgccccaaatcgcaccctaactgtaagccgtttaggagttccgtcaatacatagtataaaacaaagtcgctttctctgtccctatatctttaaaac
Protein-coding sequences here:
- the LOC124540504 gene encoding protein obstructor-E-like → MSVERCRVSLIALVASLAIASCAQVEDPCKTKSRVVADDKYCDKYWECDSGQAVQYDCPNGLVFAGKHRGVTEGCDYPWRSNYCEYPKVQINPPIGTEHCDWLYGIFGHETSCTRYWTCWNGTATEQLCIGGLLYNENAHSCDWPENVDGCQKHPLCNEDPNGNVPLGKSCNRYWQCQGGYPRLQRCPAMLVFDRRSLRCVVPPTEECDVPTTTPQPQEEEDVKQGQQNSKRTSNNEYQEGQGQGQGRQRNRN